The Platichthys flesus chromosome 18, fPlaFle2.1, whole genome shotgun sequence genome includes a window with the following:
- the gnpat gene encoding dihydroxyacetone phosphate acyltransferase, translating to MASTSGYSLRDPMLKKRDEFEDLLEERRTSSDLRYAFRCYSPVLYKALSPCTASSLKNMVLRSDQLRFVMSQVCQETGRAAVDIQEEASAILEEMAHNLQLSTVRFFAFTLCKVFKTLFRSICVNEEGIQRLQQAIQEHPVVLLPSHRSYMDFLLMSYIMYTYDVALPVIAAGMDFMGMKFVGEMLRMSGAFFIRRSFGADKLYWAIFSEYVKTIVKNGFAPVEFFLEGTRSRTSKSLTPKLGLLNIVMDPFFKGEVFDLNLVPVSISYERILEESLYARELLGVPKPKESTSGLIKARKVLSEDYGSIHVYFGEPVSVRSLSQGKIDRSQFNLLPRHIPRRPSEEISNLVNDSAYRLVRAQEENMVLMPWVLLASLLLQSHHQNQVTPLDELTEHAVWLRDLSRQYGAFLHWPDHVPPSEVVSSSLYLHRGLVKISEGRVQLALDQAEQSDPKEPPRAATPEEELLSQAVTVLSCASYRNQALHIFLRPALLASALHAASSNNKQEVFNSFSFLRNMFSNEFILCPGATVQDFEDACFLLVKTGALQVSQQEVVVTETGHRTLAFLTSMLDPFLQGYQVVCRFLCEEATEDLTEKQFVPAVRTFILKLLLSGRLRYTEVLSSDLQKNSLAALMRLGAVQKIKGAEPGTLKVNKVMVNSLEDTLGGKLPTQKAAVARL from the exons ATGGCGTCCACATCTGGTTATTCG ctcagagaccCCATGCTGAAGAAGAGGGACGAGTTCGAGGACcttctggaggagaggaggacctCCAGTGACCTGAGATACGCTTTCAGGTGCTATAGCCCAGTTCTGTACAaagctctctctccctgcacgGCCTCCTCGCTGAAGAACATGGTGCTGCGGTCCGACCAGCTGCGCTTTGTCATGAGCCAG gTTTGCCAGGAGACGGGCCGAGCTGCTGTTGACATCCAGGAGGAGGCGTCGGCCATCTTGGAGGAGATGGCTCACAACCTGCAGCTCAGCACCGTTCGCTTCTTCGCCTTCACACTCTGCAAAGTCTTCAAAACCCTGTTCAGGAGCATCTGTGTCAACGAGGAGGGGATCCAGAGG CTCCAACAGGCCATTCAGGAGCACCCGGTCGTCCTGCTGCCCAGCCACCGGAGCTACATGGACTTCCTGCTGATGTCATACATCATGTACACCTATGACGTGGCTCTACCTGTCATTGCTGCTGGAATGG ATTTCATGGGAATGAAGTTTGTCGGGGAGATGCTGCGGATGTCCGGAGCCTTCTTCATCCGACGATCCTTCGGTGCTGACAAGCTGTACTGGGCCATCTTCTCAGAATATGTCAAGACGATAGTTAAG AATGGATTCGCTCCCGTTGAGTTTTTCCTGGAAGGGACCAGAAGTCGAACGAGCAAATCTTTGACTCCAAAGTTAG gTCTGTTGAATATAGTGATGGATCCGTTCTTTAAGGGGGAAGTGTTTGACCTGAACTTGGTCCCTGTCAGCATCAGCTATGAGAGGATCCTAGAGGAGTCGCTCTATGCCAGAGAACTGCTGGGTGTTCCCAAACCTAAAGAGTCCACTTCA GGTCTGATTAAAGCCAGGAAGGTCCTCAGTGAAGACTACGGCAGTATCCACGTGTACTTTGGTGAACCCGTGTCGGTCAGGAGTTTGTCCCAGGGCAAAATCGACCGCAGCCAGTTCAACCTCCTGCCAAG ACACATCCCCAGGAGGCCCAGTGAGGAGATCTCTAACCTGGTGAACGACTCAGCCTACAGGCTGGTTCGGGCTCAGGAGGAGAATATGGTCCTGATGCCCTGGGTCCTTCTGGCCTCCCTGCTGCTCCAGAGCCACCATCAGAACCAGGTGACCCCACTGGACGAGCTGACTGAACACGCCGTGTGGCTCAGGGATCTTTCACGACAGTATGGAGCCTTCCTGCACTGGCCTG ACCACGTGCCTCCGTCAGAAGTCGTCTCCTCTAGTCTCTACCTGCATCGAGGTCTGGTGAAAATCTCTGAGGGCAGAGTTCAGCTGGCGTTGGATCAAG CAGAACAATCAGATCCGAAGGAGCCTCCCAGAGCTGCTACCCCAGAAGAGGAGCTCTTGAGCCAGGCAGTCACCGTCCTCTCCTGCGCCTCCTACAGGAACCAGGCTCTGCACATCTTCCTCCGACCGGCGCTGCTCGCCTCGGCTCTCCATGCCGCCTCATCCAACAACAAGC aggAGGTTTTCAACAGCTTCAGCTTCCtcagaaacatgttttccaaCGAGTTCATCCTCTGTCCTGGAGCCACAGTGCAG GACTTCGAGGACGCCTGTTTCCTTCTGGTGAAGACTGGAGCTCTGCAGGTTTCCcagcaggaggtggtggtgacTGAAACAGGACACAGAACACTGGCCTTCCTCACCAGTATGCTGGACCCCTTCCTGCAGGGATACCAG gtggtGTGCAGGTTCCTGTGTGAAGAGGCCACAGAGGATCTTACAGAGAAACAGTTCGTTCCTGCCGTCCGGACGTTCATCCTCAAGCTTCTTCTCTCAG gtAGACTAAGATACACTGAGGTGTTGTCCTCCGACCTCCAGAAGAACTCTCTGGCAGCTTTAATGAGACTCGGAGCCGTACAGAAAATCAAAGG AGCGGAGCCGGGAACTCTCAAGGTCAACAAGGTCATGGTGAACTCACTGGAAGACACTCTAG GAGGGAAACTTCCGACTCAGAAAGCCGCTGTCGCTCGCCTGTAG